From one Nothobranchius furzeri strain GRZ-AD chromosome 2, NfurGRZ-RIMD1, whole genome shotgun sequence genomic stretch:
- the LOC139061535 gene encoding gastrula zinc finger protein XlCGF57.1-like, which yields MEPLNMKQEEEEQLDEIKTDATNISFSAVSHQVKEEEREVLLSQFDQNQPKDRDLPTSSTTDQMKAESGREDCGGAETTRNPDLNLYEYDSNSSETEVSNDEDDDQDGNNSDCQLKLLSDSEPNTKDHNKDRKESRSSKSHVKAVKSFSCPECGEQFLHERSLQKHMRVTSHSGLKSSSCCVDKKRVRVKQNVDSSRKGQTKLKSFSCDDCGKSFSYISKLNRHMSVHTGEKPFACELCGQRFTRKGSLNSHMTFHTGQKPFACELCDKRLSNKSSLNNHMRVHTGEKPFACELCDKRFSDKSSLYFHMRVHTGQKPFACELCGQRFTRKGNLDSHMRVHTGQKPFACELCDKRFSNKSSLINHMRVHTGEKPFACELCGHRFTQKASLYFHMRVHTGEKPFACELCGQRFTQKGHLVCHMRVHTGQKPFACELCEKRFSDKSSLIKHTRAHTGEKPFACELCGQRFIRKDKLGTHMRVHTGQKPFACELCGQRFTQKGHLDGHMRVHTGQKPFACELCGKKFAQRRSLNFHTRVHTGQN from the coding sequence atggagcccctcaacatgaagcaggaagaggaggagcagcttgatgagatcaaaactgatgccaccaacatttcattctctgcagtttctcatcaggttaaggaagaagaaagagaagttctgttgtcacagtttgatcagaaccaacctaaagacagagatcttccaaccagcagcaccactgaccagatgaaagcagaaagtggtagagaggactgtggaggagcagaaactaccaggaatccagatctaaatctttatgaatatgattctaactcttcagagactgaagtcagcAACGATGAAGATGATGACCAGGATGGCAACAATTCTGACTGTCAACTGAAACTCTTGTCAGATTCTGAGCCAAACACCAAAGATCATAACAAAGACCGGAAGGAGAGCAGGTCTTCTAAATCACATGTTAAGGCTGTCAAATCTTTCAGCTGCCCAGAGTGTGGTGAACAGTTTCTCCATGagcggtctctccagaaacacatgagagtgacaagtcattcaggaCTGAAGTCTTCAAGCTGTTGTGTTGATAAGAAacgtgttagagtgaagcaaaatGTAGACTCTAGCAGGAAAGGTCAGacaaaactaaaatcatttagttgtgacgactgtggaaaaagtttcagctacatatcaaaattaaacagacacatgagcgttcacacaggagagaagccttttgcttgtgagctctgtggacaaagattcacacgcaagggaagtttaaacagtcacatgacattccatacaggacagaagccttttgcttgtgagctatgtGACAAAAGACTTAGTAATAAGTCCagtttaaacaatcacatgagggtccacacaggagagaagccttttgcttgtgagctatgtGACAAAAGATTTAGTGATAAGTCCAGTTTATactttcacatgagagtccacacaggacaaaagccttttgcctgtgagctctgtggacaaagattcacACGCAAGGGAAATTTAGactctcacatgagagtccatacaggacagaagccttttgcttgtgagctatgtGACAAAAGATTTAGTAATAAGTCCAGTTTAATCAATCACATGagggtccacacaggagagaagccttttgcttgtgagctatgtggacacagatttacccaaaaggcaagtttatactttcacatgagagtccacacaggagagaagccttttgcctgtgagctctgtggacaaagatttactcaAAAGGGACATTTAGtctgtcacatgagagtccatacaggacaaaagccttttgcttgtgagctgtgtgaaaaaagatttagtgATAAGTCCAGTTTAATCAAACACACGAGggcccacacaggagagaagccttttgcttgtgagctctgtggacaaagatttatccGAAAGGACAAATTAggcactcacatgagagtccacacaggacagaagccctttgcttgtgagctttgcggacaaagatttacccaaaagggacATTTAGacggacacatgagagtccacacaggacagaagccttttgcttgtgagctctgtggaaaaaaattTGCTCAAAGGAGAAGTTTAAACTttcacacgagagtccacacaggacagaattaa